GCCCGCAAGGACCAAATGCCTCAAATCATGCGGTCATAGATCCCTCACGCCTTTATCTGCAAACACTTGAGCTGCGGCCAGAAcactcaaaaaaaaacataaatCATGGCCATGGCCTCTTCGGAATTTCTCCTGTCTACAAGACGCACTGGAATGCGACCGTGAAGACACTGGGTGGACGACCGATAGCTTTCTACAGACCCAGCGCGACCCGAGGGGAGACGGATCTACTGGCTGCCGTGAATCGGCGGTTGAGGGTGCCCTCGTCTCTGAGAACTGTAGTCGGTAGCCTGCATTCTGAATCCGGCGCCGAGATGTCTTCACTTTGAGAAACGCCCACGAGAGTCAAATTGAAAGACAATGTCAATAAGAGCCAAGATTGATAACATCGACAACAATTAGAAATGCTCTACATTTCAAACTCAAACATTTTCTCTCGGTGCCCAATCAAGCTCACAGGTTCTAACCCAGAGCTTCGAACTTGAGGGAGCGCCAGCAACCTCGGCATTCGACCATCTCGCAATCGCTCCTCGATTGACCCTTGCGCTACGAGGGAGGAGCACTAGACGATTAGCTTCAAGGAATATCCCACAACTATACCTGCCCTTTTCACCTGCCATGTGTGCAACCAGCACCGAGAGTAGCAAAACCGAGAGGATTTGCCAAGTACAGACTCGACCAATTCTGTAGTACGCCGCCTCTCGAGTTCTTCCAGTGTAACTTTTGAACTTTGGCAATCCGCATATCACGACCAAGAAATACCGAGAAGCCTGAGTAGTTCAAGCGATGGGATCCTGGTGATTTGGCAGAAAATAGAGACTCGGACCGAGTGAGAAGATTCAAGCGTGAGAACCCACGGCTGCATTGGTTACTGTCGCGAGTGGCAACGATAGGACTCTTCTGCGAAAGATTATGAAGACTTTTTCAGGGTCATCTGTAGACACATCGAACAAAGtaaaaagaatcaaaattCCATGATCAGTGCCGTCGCTGGAGTGAGAAAGCTGACTTAAGTAGTGAATCTTTCGAGACTTGTCGATGATGACGTGTGGGACGCGGTTGCAAGTCTTCTACGATGATATCGTGGTGTCGGTTCCCGCCTAGGTACCAACCTCTTTTCTTTACATTGCCGACCTCAGCGTCACCTGACCCTACTACACCTACACAATTGACAGCGTGGAGTCCACTGCTCTCCTAGGGACGGAGGATCCGAGCTACAGCTTCAGCCAGTGCAGACTCCAGAGAAAGACCAGCGTGAGCGGACGATCACATGCGAGATCACATGTGGCGCCAGTATGACGCATGTCCCCGGCAACTCTCCCAGCTTTCGCGCCCAATCTGGAGCACAACTGAAATTCCATCACGGGCATTGCACGTACGGCCGTCACGAGCCGGGAGATTTCGGCATGGGAGGGATTTACCTGGTGGCTACTGATGGACCGAGGACCGCCGACACACGTTGTGCAGGGGGTGGAGAGGCCTGCTGTGGGCTATGGGCTGGGGTGCGTATCACGATCGATAACAGGGGACTGAGAGTTCAACCGCGGCTGGATCTGCAAGCTCGGGGCTCCGGGTAGAGGGCGGAAGTGCTGAGACGGGGAATCGTGGGGATGTGGAGGGTGAGTGACTGCAAGCCTCGGGTGAGGTAGGAAAGTCCGGAGTATATCACAGAGGATTGAATTGGGGGGAGGGCGATGAAATATCCGGTTGGCGACTGATGGGTTGCCGTACTTTGTATACTTGGGGCTCGCAGTCACATAGTCACATTGTATTGCTGTGAGAAGAAAGttagagaggagagagagggccGAGGGAGTTGATGGCCTGAGGCAGAACAAAAATTGGATGCGTCTGGGCAGCAGCGGGACCGGGGAGACCTGCAGATATGTATGCGCTTAATTGCCAGCCGGGGCATGTAGCGTTCACATGATACACGTGGAGTGCGCCGTCTGGAGTTACTCTACTGCCGTTATCAAACTCGGACAGAAGGGACCGTCGTTCGGATGCTCGGAGCGCAGACTTAAACACGCGCTATCAATGTGATCTTGCCGGGAAAGGCAAGAAGGATTCAAAAGGCTCACCGGTCCCTGCGACACCTGGTAGTACAAATCTTATCCTTTTGACGATCGAAACTGTAGAGAAGAGCACCGGTCACGTTGAGGTCGACTTTCGGCACGCGGCGTGTGCCGAGCTCTAtcggagaaaatggagactttgttcctttttttaaaaaaaaaaaaaaaacaatgtGGTGGGCTACAACGACATCGATATCAGCATGATACCGTAATCGCATTTAGTCGACCGAAACGATCAATGGATAGGATGCAGCCTATGGGAGACGACTTGCACTGGCCACTCACAGGGCAGCATCGGAAAAGGAAGCTTATCGGCCGAGCGGAGTCCATTCGTGCGGAGGTTTCCCGTCGGCAAAGTCATGTGATATCACCACGGTGGATTCTCTCATTGGCTGTGTGATGCATCACGAAGTGGAGTTTCGACATCAAACGGGAACCAGCAGCTGCTACCAGCGGCCCGCGAGGGTCTTCGACCGACCCGGAGGATCTCGCTGGGACTCACTAAAACTGGAGACTTTTGGGCCCAAGCGATAACCGAGAGACGAGCAGTGGAACTGCAGCACCCGCACCTGTCGGCCTCGATTGGCCCGGGAGCTCATGCCAACAGCCGCGGCTCGCAGACTCATCGCTGACGTTGTTCGCCAGCTCCGACTTTCGGGCGGTCGAAGGGAGATCATGGActcccctccttccacaGTATGTATATAGTTCCGCGTGGCTGCTGAAGTACCGGTCCTGGATTCTGATCAAtcgtttctcttccttcgTCTTTGGTACATATCGACCGCTCTCCCGTTTGGTCTCTTTCTATCTCGTATCAATTGCATGGGATCTCGCGACATCTCTTGACATAAAAAGCTCACCCTACCCACCCGTCCACACATTCAGTAGCACCTTCATCATGGCTGCTTCGGTCGACTCACATCTCAAGGATGTGGCCATCCTGGCCAACATCCCCAACGAGGCCCGCAAGATCCTCACCAAGGAGGCGTGTGCCTTCCTCGCCATCCTGCATCGCACTTTTAACCCGACTCGCAAGGCCCTCCTGCAACGCCGGATCGACCGCCAGGCCGAGATCGACAAGGGTCATCTCCTCGACTTCCTCCCCGAGACCAAGCACATCCGCGAAAATGACGCATGGAAGGGCGCTCCCCCCGCACCAGGCTTGGTGGACCGTCGGGTCGAGATTACAGGTCCGACAGATCGCAAGATGGTCGTCAACGCCCTCAACTCAGACGTCTGGACCTACATGGCCGATTTCGAGGACTCATCTGCCCCGACGTGGGAGAACATGATCAACGGCCAGGTCAACCTGTACGATGCCATTCGCCGCCAGGTCGATTTCAAGCAAGGCGGTAAGGAGTACAAGCTGCGGACAGACCGCAAGCTGCCCACGCTCATTGCTCGTGCCCGTGGCTGGCACCTGGATGAGAAGCACTTCACCGTGGACAGTGAGCCCATCTCCGGCTCTCTCTTCGATTTCGGCCTGTACTTCTTCCACAACGCCAAGGAGCTGGTTGACCGGGGCGCCGGTCCCTACTTCTATCTGCCCAAGATGGAGTCGCACCTCGAGGCTCGTCTCTGGAATGACGTCTTCAACCTGGCTCAGGACTACATTGGCATGCCCCGTGGCACCATCCGTGGTACCGTGTTGATCGAGACCATCACGGCCGCCtttgagatggaggagatcatcTATGAACTGCGCGAGCACAGCTCCGGCCTGAACTGTGGCCGCTGGGACtacatcttctccttcatcaaGAAGTTCCGCCAACACCCCAACTTTGTCCTGCCGGACCGTTCCGACGTCACGATGACCGTGCCCTTCATGGACTCCTACGTGAAACTGCTGATCAAGACCTGCCACCGTCGTGGCGTCCACGCCATGGGAGGCATGGCGGCCCAGATCCCCGTGAAGAACGACCCCGCGGCCAACGAGAAGGCCATGGAGTCTGTCCGTGCCGACAAGCTCCGTGAGGTTCGTGCTGGCCACGACGGCACCTGGGTCGCTCACCCGGCCTTGGCCCCCATCGCCTCCGAGGTCTTCAATAAGTATATGCCCACGCCGAACCAGCTGTACAAGCGCCGCGAGGACGTCCACATCACTGCCAACGACCTTCTCAACACCAACGTCCCCGGCAAGATCACCGAGGACGGAATCCGTAAGAACCTCAACATCGGTTTGAGCTACATGGAGGGCTGGCTCCGCGGTGTCGGTTGCGTCCCCATCAACTTCCTCATGGAGGATGCCGCCACTGCCGAGGTCTCCCGTTCCCAGCTGTGGCAGTGGGTTCGCCACAACGTCACCACCGCTGAAGGCAAGCGGGTGGACAAGTCCTACGCGCTGCGACTGCTTCAGGAGCAGGCCGACAGCCTGTCTTCCCAGGGGGCCAAGGGTAACAAGTACCAGCTGGCAGCTCGCTACTTTGCTGGCCAGGTGACTGGTGAGGATTATGCCGACTTTTTGACGAGTCTGCTGTACAATGAAATTTCCTCGCCGGGCTCTGCGGCCAAACTGTGATTGTGAAGCGGAGATGGTGGCCGGGCGGGGAGGCAGAGTCTTGGCAGTGATGACGATTATGAATACCCTTTTGTCCTTTTTAATTCCATTGCCTGTTGtatatttttttccctttaCTTTTTTGCGAATGCAGCTTAGTTTCTTCTCTGtatctttctccttcttttctctttctccaagcCAACATTGAATCATCCACAATAAAATCTAGTCCGCCAAATACGCCCAGACATCTGTATTGAGCCGAAGTTTGTACGACGATTCTCAATTCAGTCATTTCTCCAAAATGATATGCTCTTTGGTGAATGAGTCCCAAGTCTGCATATCCAAGTAACCAAATGATTTCTGAAGCCAATCCATCCCAACTTTGAAACAGCTTACGTGGACCTGGCCATGTAAACGATGAGAATACGCTTTTTTTCCAATTACACGTATGGGAGCGAGAGAATCACCTAGCACCATCACTCCACTGATTGTCAAAAAGCCCCCTTCATGAACTATAGCTTTGCCAATGGCAAAAAACGGGCTGTGTATAGAGACTCGAACCCCGGTGTCTAACGGAatcgatcagatcaagaGCCGAGAAACTCGGTCACATGAAAGACACTGGTATAATTGAATTTTGGATAATCTTtatgggggggaggggggatatGTACCATCAGGCTTGGGTTAtggatggaagagagaatgaTATCAAGTCCAGACCACTGGGCTGGGCTGACGAGTAACCTTATTTCTGGCTATGGACTAAGATGTTCTGTCGCCTGCATATATCTTGTCCCCCTGAGTATGTCTTTATGAGTGGAAATGTTCTTGTGCAGATATCAAACCAATTTGCAATTTCGACTTTTATTTTGAGATCTTGAGTGGCCTCGTGTTTTGGAATCCTTCATGTCAAAGAGGGATGGATATCGAATCACTTTTTGAGAGACTCTCCGGTTTTCCCTGGAATCAATACTGGGTCATTCCAGGAAGATGTCCGGATAGATCAATGGATCAAATGACGACCAGGTAGAGGCCCACCCAATATTCGAAATGTACACGGTACAGGACCACAGGTATCCATAACGAACCGAGGCACTTGGATGAAATTCAAACCTGATTACAATCCCCACATCCAGGAAGATACCACCCATCTAGTCACCAACCGCTCaaacctccccctccccgaGATATATTCCCACGAACCTgcatctccccctcctctaTCTCGTTCAAGACTCCTCCTCTCGCCCAGAAATTCACCTAGATATACTCCCACGCCAACTCATCCGAAGT
The window above is part of the Penicillium oxalicum strain HP7-1 chromosome VI, whole genome shotgun sequence genome. Proteins encoded here:
- a CDS encoding Malate synthase, glyoxysomal; its protein translation is MAASVDSHLKDVAILANIPNEARKILTKEACAFLAILHRTFNPTRKALLQRRIDRQAEIDKGHLLDFLPETKHIRENDAWKGAPPAPGLVDRRVEITGPTDRKMVVNALNSDVWTYMADFEDSSAPTWENMINGQVNLYDAIRRQVDFKQGGKEYKLRTDRKLPTLIARARGWHLDEKHFTVDSEPISGSLFDFGLYFFHNAKELVDRGAGPYFYLPKMESHLEARLWNDVFNLAQDYIGMPRGTIRGTVLIETITAAFEMEEIIYELREHSSGLNCGRWDYIFSFIKKFRQHPNFVLPDRSDVTMTVPFMDSYVKLLIKTCHRRGVHAMGGMAAQIPVKNDPAANEKAMESVRADKLREVRAGHDGTWVAHPALAPIASEVFNKYMPTPNQLYKRREDVHITANDLLNTNVPGKITEDGIRKNLNIGLSYMEGWLRGVGCVPINFLMEDAATAEVSRSQLWQWVRHNVTTAEGKRVDKSYALRLLQEQADSLSSQGAKGNKYQLAARYFAGQVTGEDYADFLTSLLYNEISSPGSAAKL